One Candidatus Schekmanbacteria bacterium DNA segment encodes these proteins:
- a CDS encoding peptide ABC transporter substrate-binding protein, translated as MKKNKLHIRIVLCLCILFLYGCKADVEKNDMARLRVAISSEPPTLDWNLATDNVSFTVINNIMEGLTRFDEKMNVIPSVASRWESFSSFTRYRFYINEKSRWSDGRPVTARDFEYSWKRLLAPETAAEYAYFLYDIKNAYLYNAGKLKNSDSVGVKAISDTVLEVTLERPLVFFPALTAFMVTFPLRQDIVEKYGERWTEPDNMIGNGPYHLKKWEHDYKIELSENPHYKGAKPDFKEVDIFMVSEPNTALLLYETGALDIVELPSIAVSKLKTNPEYKRYSILRGYYYGFNTKKAPFNNSIVRRALVSAIDRNEIVNSLNSGDIPVTSWIPQGMFAENNAIGISFNPEKGRKLLAEAGYAGGKKFPELTIAFNSSEENRIVAENIQSQLSRNLGIHANLDNLEWKVYLTKLKNDCPDIFRLGWGADFPDPDNFMRIFTSSSGNNNTGWGNEEYDRLITEGAETGDNGKRLEIYNKAQKILCEEDVPIIPLFVGSKNILVKPYITGTSFSPLDTYYYNMFRRKK; from the coding sequence ATGAAAAAAAATAAATTACATATAAGAATTGTATTATGTTTGTGCATTCTTTTTCTTTATGGCTGCAAAGCAGATGTTGAAAAAAATGACATGGCGAGACTTCGCGTCGCCATATCCTCTGAGCCTCCAACCCTTGACTGGAACCTTGCGACAGACAATGTTTCATTCACTGTGATAAACAATATTATGGAAGGCCTTACGCGCTTTGACGAGAAGATGAATGTCATTCCATCGGTAGCATCAAGATGGGAAAGCTTTAGCTCATTCACAAGATACAGATTCTATATAAATGAGAAAAGCCGGTGGAGCGATGGCAGGCCTGTAACCGCAAGAGACTTTGAATATTCGTGGAAAAGACTCCTTGCCCCTGAAACAGCCGCTGAATATGCTTATTTTCTTTATGATATAAAAAACGCCTATCTCTATAATGCAGGGAAACTCAAAAACTCTGACAGCGTTGGAGTGAAAGCCATCTCTGACACAGTGCTTGAAGTGACACTTGAGAGGCCGCTTGTGTTTTTCCCGGCGTTAACGGCTTTTATGGTAACATTCCCGTTAAGACAGGACATCGTGGAAAAATACGGCGAGCGCTGGACTGAGCCGGACAATATGATAGGAAACGGACCTTATCATCTTAAGAAATGGGAGCATGACTACAAGATAGAGCTAAGCGAAAATCCCCACTATAAAGGAGCAAAGCCTGACTTTAAAGAAGTGGATATCTTCATGGTAAGCGAGCCTAATACTGCACTTCTTCTTTATGAAACAGGCGCGCTGGATATAGTTGAACTTCCTTCCATAGCAGTGTCAAAGCTTAAGACAAACCCTGAATACAAAAGATACTCCATACTTCGCGGATACTATTATGGCTTTAACACAAAAAAAGCTCCTTTCAACAACAGCATTGTGAGAAGGGCTTTAGTCAGCGCAATTGACAGAAACGAGATAGTGAACTCCTTAAACAGCGGCGATATTCCGGTGACATCATGGATACCGCAGGGGATGTTCGCAGAAAACAATGCCATAGGAATAAGTTTTAACCCGGAGAAAGGCAGGAAATTACTTGCCGAGGCGGGCTACGCCGGAGGGAAAAAGTTTCCGGAATTAACGATTGCTTTTAACTCATCAGAGGAAAACCGCATTGTAGCGGAGAACATCCAGTCACAGCTTTCAAGAAACCTTGGAATACACGCTAACCTTGATAACCTTGAATGGAAGGTCTATCTCACGAAGCTTAAAAATGACTGTCCGGATATATTTAGATTAGGATGGGGCGCAGATTTTCCTGACCCGGATAATTTCATGCGCATATTTACAAGCTCAAGCGGCAACAACAACACAGGCTGGGGAAATGAAGAATATGACCGGCTGATAACAGAAGGTGCTGAGACAGGGGATAACGGGAAAAGATTGGAAATTTACAACAAAGCCCAGAAGATTCTCTGCGAGGAGGATGTGCCCATAATCCCGCTTTTTGTGGGCAGTAAGAATATACTTGTAAAGCCGTATATAACCGGAACAAGCTTTAGCCCCCTTGATACCTACTACTACAATATGTTCAGAAGAAAAAAATAA
- a CDS encoding MFS transporter translates to MFFNLPRDGRLLFVTRAARLFSYGFISVILVLYLVELHFSQAEIGLLLTLTLIGDTVISLWLTTRADRIGRKKILIAGAFLMIFGGVMFALTDNILLLLIAATIGVISPSGNEVGPFLSVEQAALSQVVSNEERTKTFAWYSLAGSFATATGALSVGALVNFLVQSGVSAVSSYRIVVICYACGGAILAIIFSRLTSSVEVEVDHEKSSNSPGILQNITGLSSSRKMVLKLSALFTIDSFAGGFVIQSLMAYWLHLRFGAEPVALGGIFFGANVLAGLSALLAARIAERIGLINTMVFTHLPSNILLILVPLMPNLELAVVMLFLRFSISQMDVPTRQSYTMAVVKPEERSAAAGVTGVARTTGAAISPSIASIMLGSTALLSMPFFIAGGLKIIYDLMLYYSFITQKPPEEV, encoded by the coding sequence ATGTTTTTCAATCTTCCCCGCGACGGTAGACTTTTATTCGTTACCCGTGCCGCAAGACTTTTTTCCTATGGATTCATCTCTGTTATACTTGTCCTCTATCTCGTTGAACTTCATTTCAGCCAGGCAGAGATTGGGCTTCTCCTCACGCTGACTTTAATAGGCGACACTGTCATCTCGCTCTGGCTTACAACAAGGGCTGACCGTATTGGGAGGAAGAAGATTCTGATAGCAGGTGCATTTCTTATGATTTTCGGCGGTGTCATGTTCGCATTGACGGACAACATCCTGCTCCTTCTGATTGCCGCAACAATCGGGGTTATAAGCCCAAGCGGAAATGAGGTGGGACCATTTCTTTCGGTTGAGCAGGCAGCGCTTTCACAGGTAGTTTCCAATGAAGAGAGAACTAAGACCTTTGCATGGTACTCCCTCGCAGGCTCATTTGCGACTGCCACCGGGGCATTGAGTGTGGGTGCACTTGTTAATTTTTTAGTTCAGTCAGGTGTAAGCGCAGTTTCAAGCTACCGTATTGTTGTTATCTGCTATGCTTGCGGAGGTGCGATTCTTGCTATTATTTTCAGTCGTCTTACTTCGTCTGTTGAAGTAGAGGTTGATCATGAAAAATCATCTAATTCCCCCGGCATATTGCAAAACATTACCGGGTTAAGCAGTTCAAGAAAAATGGTGTTAAAGCTTTCAGCTCTTTTTACCATAGACTCATTTGCCGGCGGCTTTGTAATACAGAGTCTCATGGCTTACTGGCTTCATCTTCGTTTCGGAGCTGAACCTGTAGCACTTGGAGGGATCTTCTTTGGTGCCAATGTTCTTGCAGGACTTTCAGCCCTGCTCGCAGCACGCATTGCTGAACGGATAGGGCTTATTAACACCATGGTGTTTACACACCTTCCGTCTAACATACTTCTCATACTTGTACCGCTTATGCCAAATCTTGAGCTTGCAGTAGTCATGCTGTTCTTACGGTTCAGCATATCGCAGATGGATGTTCCAACACGGCAGTCCTATACAATGGCTGTAGTTAAACCCGAGGAACGTTCCGCAGCAGCAGGTGTTACTGGTGTGGCGAGAACAACAGGTGCAGCTATCTCGCCATCAATTGCTTCAATAATGCTGGGGAGCACCGCTCTTCTGAGCATGCCGTTTTTCATAGCAGGGGGGTTAAAGATTATCTATGATCTGATGTTGTACTATAGTTTCATAACTCAGAAGCCGCCGGAAGAGGTGTAA
- a CDS encoding DUF4145 domain-containing protein, which produces MSEVFHWTCSFCNRDTTITKESFHSDFTDLIIPNADGSRRLQLLFIICPNPKCKKITLSVSLHILSKDQWNKPFADKCLNQWNLIPASLALAFPDYVPQSIINDYNEACLIRDTSPKASATLSRRCLQGIIRDFWKVKPSLLVDEIKQIKDKTDPLTWEAIDSVRKVGNIGAHMEKDINMIIDVDPNEAELLIGLIETLIRDWYVVREERKSRLLRIKEVAEHKDQVKKGTVKAP; this is translated from the coding sequence GTGAGTGAGGTATTTCATTGGACGTGTTCTTTCTGCAACCGCGATACTACCATTACGAAAGAAAGCTTCCATTCTGACTTTACAGATCTTATTATTCCAAATGCTGATGGATCAAGGCGGTTGCAGCTGCTGTTCATTATTTGCCCTAATCCGAAATGTAAAAAAATTACGCTCTCTGTTTCTTTACACATCCTGTCAAAAGATCAATGGAACAAACCCTTCGCCGATAAATGCTTGAATCAATGGAATCTCATCCCTGCATCTCTCGCCTTAGCGTTTCCTGACTATGTTCCACAGTCTATCATCAACGATTATAACGAGGCTTGCCTCATCCGTGACACGAGTCCCAAAGCTTCGGCTACACTTTCTCGACGTTGCCTCCAAGGGATTATCCGAGACTTCTGGAAGGTCAAACCTAGTCTGCTCGTTGATGAAATTAAACAGATTAAGGACAAGACAGATCCCCTGACTTGGGAGGCTATTGACTCTGTTCGTAAGGTAGGCAACATCGGTGCTCACATGGAGAAAGACATTAATATGATTATCGATGTAGATCCGAATGAAGCAGAGCTTCTTATTGGTCTAATCGAAACTCTGATTCGTGATTGGTACGTTGTCCGTGAAGAACGGAAGTCACGCCTTCTGCGAATCAAGGAGGTTGCAGAGCATAAGGATCAGGTGAAGAAGGGAACAGTAAAGGCACCCTAA
- a CDS encoding hemerythrin family protein yields the protein MGFFIWKDSFNTGIDEIDQQHRSFLETLNAYYNLISKDKKAIVNEELIGKLKTYVATHFKYEESMLQLISYKELEPHQKQHKYFESRILELEDAQVQQHAEKFNGVLSFLRDWFLNHILEEDRKYVSFVM from the coding sequence ATGGGATTTTTTATATGGAAAGACAGCTTCAATACTGGCATCGATGAGATAGACCAACAGCACAGGTCATTCCTGGAAACTTTAAACGCGTACTACAACCTTATATCTAAAGACAAGAAAGCTATTGTCAACGAGGAACTGATTGGGAAACTTAAAACATATGTTGCAACACACTTCAAATATGAAGAGAGCATGCTCCAGCTTATTAGTTACAAGGAATTGGAACCACACCAGAAACAGCACAAATATTTTGAGTCGCGTATTTTGGAGTTAGAGGATGCGCAGGTTCAGCAACACGCTGAAAAGTTTAATGGTGTTCTATCATTTCTAAGGGACTGGTTCCTCAATCACATTCTCGAGGAAGACAGGAAGTATGTTTCTTTTGTGATGTGA
- a CDS encoding Slp family lipoprotein — protein sequence MRKKNYIPYFLISISSVILLSCAATKIPAGNIMQIQNLSTVMKDVDRFTGKRILLGGLAGGASSDKLLIVSEKPLDITGKPQTYLPGNGYFLIDTGSEYSGGTPISVFGEVIGTREEDFEGGKKKYLLLKSIEIYQWEKPKGCLTLRPMISIGIEGTL from the coding sequence ATGCGCAAAAAAAATTATATTCCATATTTTTTAATCTCTATATCTTCAGTTATTCTACTTTCCTGTGCAGCCACAAAAATACCGGCAGGCAATATCATGCAGATACAGAACCTTTCTACAGTAATGAAGGATGTTGATAGATTTACAGGGAAGAGAATACTTCTCGGTGGTCTTGCCGGAGGGGCATCTTCTGATAAACTGCTTATAGTGTCTGAAAAGCCTTTGGACATAACTGGAAAACCGCAGACTTATTTGCCAGGAAACGGCTACTTTCTCATTGATACAGGTTCTGAATATTCAGGAGGTACCCCAATCTCTGTCTTTGGCGAAGTTATTGGGACAAGAGAAGAAGATTTTGAAGGGGGAAAGAAAAAATACCTGCTTTTAAAATCCATAGAGATTTACCAGTGGGAGAAACCCAAGGGGTGTTTAACCTTAAGGCCCATGATCAGTATTGGAATAGAAGGAACACTATAG
- a CDS encoding TldD/PmbA family protein — protein sequence MAEIKDIKDLLGNIEIDEILKLSLSGGGQFSELFFENKSFSSVVLEDGKIEEIVGGIDRGIGLRVINDGKTFFAHTNSFENKNLIELASGISSAISSDRYGRDLTELYAIKKEEHAKSLMPDFIKASLDAKVEKLKEAESFLPLGDKSLRHYRLVFSDSVQDVAIINSLDGEATDKRINSIFLVHLVVSDGELIQTGYEPVGGSEGFAMFSSISLRDVVGKAYERAMLILKAPKAPGGTMPVVLSSEAGGTMIHEAVGHGFEADYAQEGLSVYSHKKGELIASPLVTVADDPTLPGKRGTYRVDDEGTKPGHNVLIEKGVLKNYLYDRLSSWKDNVHSTGNGRRESYKCKPIPRMSNTFIKSGTHDPKEILSSTDSGLFVRKMGGGQVNPVNGDFIFEVSEGYLISGGKITTPVRGATLAGNGPKVLLEIDMVGNDLGFGIGTCGKDSQGVPVSDAQPTLRIKSIVVGGEASPQPKNQ from the coding sequence ATGGCTGAAATAAAAGACATTAAAGATCTCCTTGGGAATATAGAGATAGATGAAATCCTGAAACTATCTCTTTCCGGGGGCGGGCAGTTCTCAGAGCTTTTCTTTGAAAATAAGTCATTCTCATCAGTGGTCCTTGAGGATGGTAAAATCGAGGAAATAGTCGGAGGGATTGACCGCGGCATAGGCTTGCGTGTTATAAACGATGGCAAGACCTTCTTTGCCCATACCAACTCATTTGAAAATAAAAATCTTATAGAACTTGCTTCAGGGATTTCCAGTGCTATCTCAAGCGACCGCTATGGCAGGGACCTTACAGAGCTTTATGCAATCAAAAAAGAGGAACATGCCAAATCCCTTATGCCTGATTTTATAAAGGCATCCCTTGATGCGAAGGTGGAAAAATTAAAAGAAGCTGAATCATTCCTGCCTCTGGGAGACAAGTCTCTGCGCCATTACAGGCTCGTATTTTCAGATTCAGTTCAGGACGTGGCAATAATAAACTCTCTTGACGGGGAAGCAACAGATAAAAGGATCAACTCGATTTTTCTCGTTCACCTTGTCGTATCTGACGGCGAGCTTATCCAGACAGGCTATGAACCGGTGGGCGGAAGCGAAGGGTTCGCGATGTTTAGCTCTATCAGCCTTCGCGATGTTGTAGGGAAAGCCTATGAAAGGGCAATGCTCATACTTAAAGCTCCCAAAGCTCCGGGAGGAACAATGCCTGTTGTGCTTTCAAGCGAGGCGGGAGGCACGATGATACACGAAGCAGTGGGGCATGGATTCGAGGCTGATTATGCACAGGAGGGGCTTTCAGTTTATTCGCATAAAAAAGGGGAGCTAATAGCATCACCGTTAGTCACAGTTGCAGATGACCCGACACTCCCCGGTAAAAGAGGAACTTACAGGGTAGACGACGAGGGGACAAAGCCGGGGCATAATGTCCTCATTGAAAAGGGAGTTCTAAAGAACTATCTCTACGACAGGCTCTCATCATGGAAAGATAATGTACATTCAACAGGAAACGGCAGAAGAGAATCATACAAGTGCAAACCAATTCCCCGCATGAGCAACACGTTTATCAAGTCCGGCACTCACGATCCAAAGGAAATTTTATCTTCAACAGACTCAGGGCTGTTCGTAAGAAAAATGGGGGGAGGACAGGTGAACCCGGTAAACGGAGATTTCATATTCGAGGTAAGCGAAGGATATCTTATATCAGGCGGAAAAATCACCACACCTGTGAGAGGTGCAACGCTTGCCGGAAACGGGCCGAAAGTTCTCCTTGAAATAGATATGGTTGGAAATGACCTTGGCTTTGGAATAGGAACATGCGGCAAAGACAGCCAGGGAGTTCCTGTTTCAGACGCACAGCCGACTCTCAGGATAAAAAGCATAGTAGTCGGCGGCGAAGCTTCACCACAGCCAAAAAACCAATAG
- a CDS encoding DUF4911 domain-containing protein, translating to MQLQTLIVKARIKKENIVLFSWIIESHEGMGIMRTIDAKSGLVEFMVSPFFEKEFFEVITSLGEEIEFIDNAISHG from the coding sequence TTGCAGCTTCAGACACTAATAGTAAAAGCCAGAATCAAAAAAGAAAATATTGTTTTGTTCAGCTGGATAATAGAATCTCATGAGGGAATGGGAATAATGAGGACTATCGATGCTAAGAGCGGACTGGTAGAATTCATGGTGTCTCCATTTTTTGAAAAGGAATTTTTCGAAGTGATTACCTCCCTTGGCGAGGAAATCGAATTCATTGACAATGCGATAAGTCATGGCTGA